Proteins encoded together in one Falco biarmicus isolate bFalBia1 chromosome 4, bFalBia1.pri, whole genome shotgun sequence window:
- the BAMBI gene encoding BMP and activin membrane-bound inhibitor homolog: protein MDRHSSYIFIWLQLELCAMAVLLTRGEIRCYCDAAHCVATGYMCKSELSACFSRLLDPQNTHSPLTHGCLDSIASTADICQAKQAQNHSGTTTMSTLECCHEDMCNYRGLHDVLSPSRGDTSGQGSRYQHDNSRNLITKVQELTSSKELWFRAAVIAVPIAGGLILVLLIMLALRMLRSENKRLQDQRQQMLSRLHYSFHGHHSKKGQVAKLDLECMVPVTGHENCCMTCDKMRHSDLSNDKILSLVHWGMYSGHGKLEFV from the exons ATGGATCGCCATTCCAGCTACATCTTCATCTGGCTGCAACTGGAGCTGTGCGCCATGGCCGTCCTGCTCACCAGAG gtgaaatcAGATGCTACTGTGATGCTGCACACTGTGTTGCAACTGGCTATATGTGCAAATCTGAGCTTAGTGCCTGCTTCTCCAGACTGCTTGATCCTCAGAATACACATTCCCCACTTACTCATGGCTGCTTGGACTCTATTGCAAGCACAGCTGATATCTGCCAAGCTAAACAAGCACAAAACCACTCTGGCACCACCACCATGTCCACATTGGAATGCTGTCATGAAGATATGTGCAATTACAGAGGACTACATGATGTTTTGTCTCCTTCCAGGGGTGATACTTCAG GACAAGGGAGCAGATATCAACATGACAACAGCAGGAATCTCATCACCAAGGTGCAGGAATTGACCTCTTCGAAAGAGTTATGGTTCAGGGCAGCTGTAATAGCTGTCCCTATAGCTGGTGGGCTAATCTTGGTGCTCCTTATCATGCTGGCCTTGCGGATGCTCAGGAGTGAAAACAAGAGACTGCAAGATCAACGACAGCAAATGCTCTCCCGTTTGCACTATAGTTTTCATGGACATCATTCGAAAAAAGGGCAGGTGGCAAAACTGGACTTGGAATGCATGGTGCCTGTGACTGGTCACGAGAACTGCTGCATGACCTGTGATAAAATGAGACATTCAGACCTCAGCAATGACAAAATTCTTTCACTAGTCCACTGGGGAATGTACAGCGGACATGGAAAGCTGGAATTTGTATga